The Risungbinella massiliensis sequence ATCAAGAAGGCTCTGTGTACATTGGAACAGGCTTATGAGTAGCGCAAAAATTATTCTTTGACGAGCTTACAGAAGATATTCTACTCTTATTGACAGAAATATCATTCTGTTCAATTATCGGGATATAGAAAATGCACAAATCTTTTACTTTAAGTGTTAAAGAACAGTTCATAACAGAGATTTATCCTATACGAAAAGACCTCTCCGAATAAAACGAAACGGAGAGGTCTTTTCTTTAAGCTTCTACTGAAACACCCAGTGCTTCTACTACTTCAGCAATCTTTTTGGATACTTCGTCCTGTAGTTCTGCTGGGATCTCCACATTATTATCTAAGCCATGTGGATGGAAATGACGGGTAAAGATAGGGGATTTCATCTCGAGAACTGCTTTTGGATTCTCAAGTTGTTTGCCACTTACGACGTAACCTGGTACACGCAGATAATATTCTGCATCGCTAGTCGTATATTTGAGATCATAGTATGCCATCGTGTAATCCCAAGTCCAGCGGTCAAAACCTAAATTTAGCAATGCTTTTTCCAATTCATGAAACTCTTTACGGATTCCTTCGATTTGAGTATCTGTTATAATCATCCGAAAAAGTGCCTCCTTTTCAAAAAGGGCAAATTGCATTCCTATTAATATTAGTATGATCTTCTTTTGGGTGCAACCTTGGCCAGTGTATAAAGAAAATCTGTTTAGGAGATTCTTACGATGAAATGAAAAGGAGGGAACTTTTTAAATGGGACCAAATGTAGGAGAATTGATGTCACAAGACCTTTACTTTCTAACACCTGATGATACTATTTTCGAGGCAGCTGTTATGATGAAACAACACGATATTGGGATTGTACCTATTTGCGAAGAAGGCAAAGTCACAGGTGTAGTGACGGATCGTGATCTAGTACTAAGAGGAATTGCAGATAAAAAGCCTAATTCTGGGCGTCTCCAAGAGGTCATGTCCCAAAACCTAATATTTGCTGCACCAGAAATGGATCTAATGGAGGCGGCAGAGATAATGGCAGAGGCACAGATTCGCCGTTTACCTGTCGTACAAGAAAATCAATTGATAGGTATGCTGTCTATAGGAGATTTGGCTACAGAGGAAATGTCTGATCAGAAAGCAGGAGGCGCTTTATCAGAGATTTCCGTAAGGAAACATGAACATTTTGACACAAATAACGTAATGTAGATGTTTTTATATTCAAAATAGTAATGGTTGTGTTAAGATATATTTGACGGGTAGTCCCCGGGTCCCCAAAATGTGGGGGGTATTGTTTTCG is a genomic window containing:
- a CDS encoding YugN family protein gives rise to the protein MIITDTQIEGIRKEFHELEKALLNLGFDRWTWDYTMAYYDLKYTTSDAEYYLRVPGYVVSGKQLENPKAVLEMKSPIFTRHFHPHGLDNNVEIPAELQDEVSKKIAEVVEALGVSVEA
- a CDS encoding CBS domain-containing protein, translating into MGPNVGELMSQDLYFLTPDDTIFEAAVMMKQHDIGIVPICEEGKVTGVVTDRDLVLRGIADKKPNSGRLQEVMSQNLIFAAPEMDLMEAAEIMAEAQIRRLPVVQENQLIGMLSIGDLATEEMSDQKAGGALSEISVRKHEHFDTNNVM